The proteins below come from a single Aptenodytes patagonicus chromosome 2, bAptPat1.pri.cur, whole genome shotgun sequence genomic window:
- the PPP1R42 gene encoding LOW QUALITY PROTEIN: protein phosphatase 1 regulatory subunit 42 (The sequence of the model RefSeq protein was modified relative to this genomic sequence to represent the inferred CDS: deleted 4 bases in 3 codons; substituted 2 bases at 2 genomic stop codons) gives MVRLTMDLIAKSVSHKNRNEEDFGQYLRKITHLNLSDKNIDAIGDLSLCKNLRVLYLYDNQISQIQNLDFASNITHLYLQNNCITCIENLSSLKNLEKLYLGGNCITVVEGLNKLEEIRELHIESQHLPLGEKLLFDPRSLRSLAKSLSVLNISNNNIDELGELAVLENLSYLRAVDNQLQHMKDLEVVLKKWTKLRRMDLAGNPICHKPKYRDRIVVQSRTLESLDGKEIKEMERQFLMSWKASKAARKKNKERMTNEHAAYLHFSDFETPYPILPFHYSHSVKEKTNALVLSEMHKVKRKPLPRILEKKNQMKTQVCSSDIFRLVLLVIACQLLLNQLENEYMKVEFIXNQFQVFLTRLXLLSLFL, from the exons ATGGTTCGACTAACAATGGACCTAATTGCTAAAAGCGTCAGTCACAAGAATCGCAATGAAGAGGACTTTGGACAGTATCTGCGAAAAATAACTCATCTGAATTTATCAGATAAAAATATAGATGCAAtt GGTGACCTCTCTTTGTGTAAAAATCTTAGAGTTCTGTATTTATATGATAACCAAATCAGTCAAATCCAGAACTTGGACTTTGCTTCAAATATAACACACCTTTACCTTCAGAACAATTGTATTACATGTATAGAAAATCTCTCATCGCTGAAAAACCTTGAAAAACT GTATTTGGGGGGCAACTGCATCACTGTAGTAGAGGGTTTGAATAAATTAGAAGAAATAAGGGAGCTACATATTGAAAGTCAACACCTCCCTCTTGGCGAAAAGCTTCTGTTTGATCCAAGATCTCTTAGGTCCCTGGCA aaatCTTTGTCTGTGTTGAATATCAGCAATAACAACATTGATGAATTAGGAGAACTGGCAGTTTTGGAAAATCTTTCTTATCTTAGAGCAGTTGACAATCAACTTCAACATATGAAG GATTTGGaggttgtattaaaaaaatggaCAAAGCTACGCAGAATGGATCTTGCAGGAAACCCCATCTGCCACAAGCCAAAGTACAGGGACAGGATTGTAGTACAGTCACGAACTTtag AATCCCTTGatgggaaagaaattaaagaaatggaaagacagTTCCTAATGAGTTGGAAAGCCTCCAaagctgccaggaaaaaaaacaaagaacgaATGACAAATGAACATGCAGCCTATCTACATTTTT ctgaCTTTGAAACACCTTATCCTATTCTTCCCTTTCACTACAGTCactctgtgaaagaaaaaacaaatgctttagtTTTGTCTGAGATGCACAAAGTTAAAAGAAAACCTCTGCCAAgaatcctggaaaaaaaa aatcagatgaaAACTCAGGTATGTTCCTCAGACATCTTCCGCTTAGTTCTGTTGGTTATTGCATGT CAGCTCTTACTGAATCAGTTGGAAAACGAGTACATGAAGGTAGAATTT ATATGAAAtcagtttcaggtttttttaaccaGGTTATAAttgttgtctttatttctttga